In Microcella indica, the genomic window TGGCCGCCGGGGCCGACGACGATGCGCATGCCCTCCGCCGTCAGGTCGACCAGCTCGGTGCCGTCGGCGTCGCGCACGACCGTGCCGACGGGCACCGGCAGAACGAGGTCCTCACCCGAGAAGCCCGAGCGGTTATCGCCCATGCCGGGGCCGCCGTTGTCGCTCGAGCGGTGCGGGCGCCGGTGGTACGGCAGCAGCGTGGTCTCCTGGCTCGACGCGACCAGGACGATGTCGCCGCCGTCGCCGCCGTTGCCGCCGTCGGGGCCGGCGAGCGGCTTGAATTTCTCGCGGCGCACCGACACGCAGCCGTGTCCGCCGTGACCGGCGGTGAGGTGGAGGGTGACGCGGTCGACGAACGTCGCCATGAGCGCGAACCTCCTGAGGTTGGGTGCTCGATCCCCGTCTCAGGTGATCGGGGGTGCCGAGCGGAGTGGTGCTGCGGGGCCGGTACGGCCCCTAACGGAAGAATGGGCGGGCCGAAGCCCGCCCATCCTCACCGAAGCTGTGTTCTGCGTGTCGAACCTGAATCAGATCAGGCGCTCGCCACGATGTTGACGACCTTGCGGCGGCCCTTGGCGCCGAACTCGACAGCGCCTGCCTCGAGGGCGAACAGGGTGTCGTCACCGCCACGACCGACGCCGGCGCCGGGGTGGAAGTGCGTGCCGCGCTGGCGGACGATGATCTCGCCGGCCTTCACGACCTGGCCGCCGAAACGCTTCACACCCAGGTACTGGGGGTTCGAGTCGCGGCCGTTACGGGTGGACGATGCGCCCTTTTTGTGTGCCATGTCTTCTCGCGACCCTTCTTACTTGATGCCGGTGATCTTGACGCGGGTCAGGTCAGCGCGGAAACCCTGGCGCTTCTTGTACCCGGTCTTGTTCTTGAACTTCTGGATGACGATCTTCGGGCCGCGCAGGTCGCTGATGACCTCGGCCGTGACCGTGATCTTCGCGAGCTTCTTCGCGTCGGTCGTGACCGTGTCACCGTCGACGTGCAGGACGGGGGTCAGCTGGATCGTGCCGTCCTCGCCCGCCTTGACGCGGTCGAGCACGACGACCGTGCCCACCTCAACCTTTTCCTGCCGCCCACCGGCGCGCACAACTGCGTAGACCACTGTTTACCCTTAATTCTCGTCGAAGAGATGAAGCTGAAGAATGCGGTGACCCACGCGGGCTCAGCCCAGCGCACACCAACGGTCAAGAATAGCCGACGCGAGGATGGGCGGTCAAACTGGCGGGCGTGCGCGGGGGTGGGCGGGCGTGGGCGCTGCGGGCGGCCCGGGTGCGGTCGCGCGGATGCAGCGGTGTGGTCACTGCGTGGTCGCTGCGTGCCCGCCTGCGCGTGCTCGCGTGGACTGACCTTGCTCGCCCCGCAGCCGCGCTCGTGCCTGAACGTACTGACCTTCCACGCTCCGCGGCCGCGCTCGTGCCTGAACGGACACTCCTGCCCCGACCCGCCTGCGCACGCGTGGCCAGGGGTCCGCACGCGCCCGCCTGAATCCACGCTCCTCCCCACCTGCGCTCGCGCCATGGCTCTCCCCTCTTCCCGCATCCGCGCTGCGCGTGTCGGTTGTCGAATGTATGTTCGCATCACGAACCGGCACCCGCCACTGCGAAGGGAGGCGACCATGACCACCATGACAATGCTCGCGCCGCCCAAGCGCAAGCCCGCGGACGTGGCCGCGCCGGCCGTCCTGGCCGCGCACGCGGACGTGGCCGCGCACGCCGACGTTGCAGGTGCCGGCGCAGGTGCCGGTGCCGGCGCAGGTGCCGGTGCCGGCGCAGGTGCCGGTGCCGGTACCTGCGCCGGTGCATCCCAGGCTCCTCGCCCGTCCCCGGCATCGGGTGCGCAGGACGTCACCGGCGCGATGGACCGAACGATCGCGCACGACGTCACCGGCGCGCTCACCGCCGCCGTGGATGCTCTCTCCAGCGTTCCCCGAGACCTCGAGCCGTATCGCGCCCTCGATGACGACAAGCTCGTGCGCCTCACGCGTCTCGCGGCCGACGAGGTGCGCCTGGCGCAACTGCACGTCTCGCTTCTCGCCGGAGAGATCGCCCGACGCTCCGCACCCGAGCTCGGCCACGCAGGTCTCGCGCAGCGCACCGGGCACCGCACGCCCGAGGAGATGGTGCGCGTCACGACCGGCACCCGCGTCGCCGATGCCCGCACCGCCGTCCGCGTCGGCACGACGGTCGGCGCCGAAACGCCCACACCGCTGGGCGACGCCGTCTTGTCAGGTCGCGTCAGTGTCGCCGTCGCCGACGCCGTACGCACCGGCCTCGGCCGGCCGACCAGCACGATGAGCGAGACCGATCTCGACGCGGCCGCCGAACGTCTTCTGCCCCGACTGGACGGGCTCGACGCCGACCGCGCCGCACGCGAGGCACGCACCGTGCGCGACGCACTCGACCTCGACGGCATCGCCGACCGCGAAGAAGCACGCCGACAGCAGCGCTCCTTCCGACTCGGCCGCCGACCCGACGGCATGGGCTACGCCCACTGGATCCTCGACCCCGAATCCTTCGCCCTCGTCAGCGACGTCTACGACCGCATCACCTCACCCCGACGCCACGAGCCGCGATTCCAGAGCGACACCGAGCGAGAACATGATGCCCAGGAGGCCGCGCATCCCGCCTTCGACGACGACCGCACCCCCCAGCAGCGCGCCAGCGACACCATCGCCGAACTCCTTCGCCAGGGAGCCGCCGCCGACACCAGCCAACTCCTCGGCGACGAACCGGTCGGGGTGCGCATGATCATCGCCGCCCGCACCCTCGAGGAGCGCCGCGGCCAAGGCTGGATCGAAGGCCACCCCGACGCCATCTCCGTCGCCACCATCGAGCGCCGCGCGTGCACCGCCGGCACCATCACCCTCACCGTCGACGGACACCCCGACAACGCCGGCCAACCCCTCAACCTCGGCCGCGAACGCCGCCTGTTCACCCGCGCACAACGCCTCGCCCTCGCCGCCCGCGACGGCGGCTGCCGCTGGCCCGGCTGCCAACGCCCACCCTCCTGGTGCGAAGCCCACCACATCCACCACTGGCACCGCGACCACGGCACCACCGACATCGCCGACGGAATCCTCCTCTGCCGCCACCACCACCTCCTCGCCCACAACAACGGATGGGAAATCGAACGCGCCGGCCCCACCTACCGACTCATCCCACCACCAGGCCCACCCCACAGCCCGCCCGGCGATCTTCGAAGAGACACGCCCGCTGAGCCGATCGACATGCCCAGCCGCAGCCCCGCACTGCAGGACGCCCTCCGTGCCTCAGCACCGGCGCGCGCATAAACTCGGTCGCACTATGGCTGTGCTCATCGACGACCCCATCTGGCCCGCCCACGGGCGGCTCTGGGGGCACCTCGTGAGCGACACATCCCTCGACGAGCTGCACGCGTTCGCGCGCGACGCCGGCATACCCGAGCGCGGGTTCGACCACGACCACTACGACTACCCCGACGAACGCCGCGACGCCCTCATCGCCCAAGGTGCTGTGCCCGTCACCGGCAAAGAGCTCGTCGCCCGCCTCACCGCCTCCGGCCTGCGGGTGAGCCAGCGCCAGAAGCGCGGGCTCTGACACCATCCCCCTACC contains:
- the rpmA gene encoding 50S ribosomal protein L27, which codes for MAHKKGASSTRNGRDSNPQYLGVKRFGGQVVKAGEIIVRQRGTHFHPGAGVGRGGDDTLFALEAGAVEFGAKGRRKVVNIVASA
- the rplU gene encoding 50S ribosomal protein L21: MVYAVVRAGGRQEKVEVGTVVVLDRVKAGEDGTIQLTPVLHVDGDTVTTDAKKLAKITVTAEVISDLRGPKIVIQKFKNKTGYKKRQGFRADLTRVKITGIK
- a CDS encoding HNH endonuclease signature motif containing protein, with the protein product MTTMTMLAPPKRKPADVAAPAVLAAHADVAAHADVAGAGAGAGAGAGAGAGAGAGAGTCAGASQAPRPSPASGAQDVTGAMDRTIAHDVTGALTAAVDALSSVPRDLEPYRALDDDKLVRLTRLAADEVRLAQLHVSLLAGEIARRSAPELGHAGLAQRTGHRTPEEMVRVTTGTRVADARTAVRVGTTVGAETPTPLGDAVLSGRVSVAVADAVRTGLGRPTSTMSETDLDAAAERLLPRLDGLDADRAAREARTVRDALDLDGIADREEARRQQRSFRLGRRPDGMGYAHWILDPESFALVSDVYDRITSPRRHEPRFQSDTEREHDAQEAAHPAFDDDRTPQQRASDTIAELLRQGAAADTSQLLGDEPVGVRMIIAARTLEERRGQGWIEGHPDAISVATIERRACTAGTITLTVDGHPDNAGQPLNLGRERRLFTRAQRLALAARDGGCRWPGCQRPPSWCEAHHIHHWHRDHGTTDIADGILLCRHHHLLAHNNGWEIERAGPTYRLIPPPGPPHSPPGDLRRDTPAEPIDMPSRSPALQDALRASAPARA
- a CDS encoding DUF4031 domain-containing protein; its protein translation is MAVLIDDPIWPAHGRLWGHLVSDTSLDELHAFARDAGIPERGFDHDHYDYPDERRDALIAQGAVPVTGKELVARLTASGLRVSQRQKRGL